A single genomic interval of uncultured Sphaerochaeta sp. harbors:
- the leuS gene encoding leucine--tRNA ligase: protein MSKYPFSEIETKWQKYWEDNQSFAVTEDESVPADKRVYVLDMFPYPSGAGLHVGHPEGYTATDIYCRYLRMNGYNVLHPMGFDSFGLPAENYAIKTGTHPKVTTEKNIENFRKQIKRLGFSYDWNREVSTHTSEYYRWTQWIFLQLYKQGLAYESHTPINWCDNCKTGLANEEVKDGKCERCGTTVVRKSIRQWVLKITEYADKLLADLDSVNWPESVKLMQQNWIGRSEGASVVFQIDGMDDSLEVYTTRPDTLFGATYMVVAPEHPLVDKLTSGEQKRVVEEYLEATARKSDLERTDLAKDKTGVFSGSYAINPVNGKKIPIWIADYVLISYGTGAIMAVPAHDTRDWEFAKKFNLPIIEVLKSAVDVQEEAWTEDGIHVNSDFIDGLNKEDAINTMIAWLEERNVGTKSVNYKLRDWIFSRQRYWGEPIPLVHCPTCGTVPIPEDQLPLLLPEVSSYEPSGTGESPLAKIDGWVQTTCPVCGGAAKRETNTMPQWAGSCWYYLRYLDPNNETEFVSKEKEQYWMPVDLYVGGAEHAVLHLLYARFWHKVLFDLGMVSTSEPFKRLVNQGMITSYAYQRPDKSLVPTDMVEEVETDVFVEKETGQKLERVIAKMSKSLKNVINPDEIIQEYGADSMRMYEMFMGPLEVSKPWATTGLNGIYRFLDRVWRLYEERTITDDDPSKELNKTLHKTIKKVTHDTATLNFNTAISQMMVLVNELYKVDEFPRVVAETLVKLLGPYVPHIAEELWEKLGNKESLTKVSWPTFEEKLTIDDEIEMVFQVNGKVRDKQTVSKGMDKASALAMAKESEKIQQWIEGKTIVKEIVVPDKLVNIVVR from the coding sequence ATGAGCAAATATCCCTTCAGTGAAATTGAGACAAAATGGCAAAAATACTGGGAAGACAACCAGAGTTTTGCCGTAACCGAGGACGAGAGCGTACCAGCCGATAAGCGTGTGTACGTTTTGGACATGTTCCCCTACCCATCCGGTGCAGGGTTGCACGTGGGACACCCAGAAGGGTACACCGCAACCGACATCTACTGCCGTTACCTACGTATGAACGGCTACAACGTCCTGCATCCGATGGGATTCGACTCATTCGGACTACCTGCTGAGAACTATGCGATCAAGACAGGCACCCATCCCAAGGTAACCACGGAGAAGAACATCGAGAACTTCCGAAAGCAGATCAAACGTCTGGGTTTCAGCTACGACTGGAATCGGGAAGTCTCTACCCATACAAGTGAATACTACCGCTGGACGCAGTGGATTTTCCTCCAGCTCTACAAGCAAGGACTGGCATATGAGTCCCATACCCCGATCAACTGGTGTGACAATTGCAAGACCGGCTTGGCTAATGAAGAGGTGAAGGACGGAAAGTGTGAACGTTGCGGAACTACGGTTGTACGGAAAAGCATCCGCCAGTGGGTTCTCAAGATTACTGAATATGCAGACAAGCTGCTCGCTGATCTGGACAGTGTAAACTGGCCCGAATCAGTGAAGCTCATGCAGCAAAACTGGATTGGAAGAAGTGAGGGTGCCTCAGTCGTCTTCCAGATTGATGGGATGGACGACAGCCTTGAAGTATATACCACCCGCCCTGACACACTCTTTGGAGCCACCTACATGGTTGTCGCCCCAGAACACCCCTTGGTAGACAAACTTACCAGCGGGGAGCAAAAGCGTGTGGTGGAGGAGTACCTTGAAGCCACTGCCAGAAAGAGTGACCTCGAGAGAACTGATCTGGCAAAGGACAAGACCGGTGTTTTCAGTGGCAGTTATGCGATCAACCCGGTAAATGGCAAGAAGATCCCCATCTGGATTGCTGATTATGTATTGATCAGCTACGGTACAGGTGCCATCATGGCAGTTCCCGCCCATGATACCCGTGACTGGGAGTTTGCCAAGAAATTCAATCTCCCGATCATTGAAGTGCTCAAGAGTGCTGTTGATGTTCAGGAAGAAGCATGGACTGAGGATGGAATCCACGTAAACAGTGACTTCATCGACGGTCTCAACAAAGAAGACGCCATCAACACCATGATTGCCTGGCTGGAAGAGAGGAATGTGGGTACCAAGTCCGTAAACTACAAGTTACGTGACTGGATCTTCAGTCGCCAGCGGTACTGGGGAGAACCAATTCCCTTGGTACACTGCCCAACCTGTGGAACGGTCCCCATTCCAGAGGATCAGCTACCACTGCTGCTGCCCGAGGTTTCCAGCTATGAACCAAGCGGCACTGGTGAAAGCCCGCTTGCCAAAATCGATGGTTGGGTACAAACCACATGCCCGGTTTGTGGTGGAGCAGCAAAACGAGAAACCAATACCATGCCCCAGTGGGCAGGCTCCTGCTGGTATTACCTGCGCTATCTTGACCCAAACAATGAAACAGAGTTTGTGAGCAAGGAGAAGGAACAGTATTGGATGCCGGTAGACCTCTATGTCGGAGGAGCTGAGCATGCAGTACTGCACCTGCTCTACGCCCGTTTCTGGCACAAGGTTCTCTTTGACCTTGGAATGGTTTCCACCAGTGAGCCATTCAAACGACTGGTCAACCAGGGAATGATTACCAGTTATGCATATCAGAGACCGGACAAGAGCCTTGTCCCAACCGATATGGTGGAAGAAGTCGAGACTGATGTCTTTGTCGAGAAGGAAACTGGGCAAAAGCTCGAGCGTGTCATTGCCAAGATGTCCAAGAGCCTGAAGAACGTCATCAACCCTGATGAGATCATCCAGGAATATGGAGCCGACTCCATGCGAATGTATGAGATGTTCATGGGCCCCCTTGAGGTTTCAAAGCCATGGGCAACCACAGGTTTGAACGGCATCTACCGCTTCCTGGATAGAGTTTGGAGACTCTATGAGGAGAGAACCATCACTGATGATGATCCCTCCAAAGAATTGAACAAGACCCTGCATAAGACCATCAAGAAGGTAACCCACGATACGGCAACACTGAACTTCAATACGGCCATCAGCCAGATGATGGTGTTGGTCAACGAGCTATACAAGGTCGATGAGTTCCCCCGTGTGGTAGCCGAGACCTTGGTAAAACTCCTTGGCCCGTATGTTCCACACATTGCTGAAGAACTCTGGGAGAAACTCGGCAACAAGGAGAGTCTCACCAAGGTGAGTTGGCCTACCTTTGAGGAGAAGCTGACCATCGATGATGAGATTGAGATGGTGTTCCAGGTAAACGGAAAGGTCCGAGACAAACAGACTGTCTCTAAAGGCATGGACAAGGCTTCAGCGCTTGCAATGGCCAAAGAGAGCGAGAAGATCCAGCAGTGGATTGAAGGAAAAACCATCGTCAAGGAGATTGTGGTTCCAGATAAGTTGGTGAATATTGTAGTTCGCTAG